The Helianthus annuus cultivar XRQ/B chromosome 16, HanXRQr2.0-SUNRISE, whole genome shotgun sequence genome includes a window with the following:
- the LOC110919503 gene encoding uncharacterized protein LOC110919503, with the protein MELAHRAHWAIKTVNADYDEAGKLRKLQLSEIEEIRDEAYECASAYKDKLKKVHDAKLRKKTFEVGQKVWLYNSRLKMFAGKLKSKWMGPYVIRRVGQFGDVDIQDEQTLKQQTVNGHRLKPYLEGNDINNLELDKAGYILRPVEEEQS; encoded by the coding sequence ATGGAGTTGGCGCATCGGGCGCATTGGGCGATCAAGACAGTTAATGCGGATTACGACGAGGCGGGTAAGTTGCGGAAATTACAATTGAGCGAGATAGAAGAAATTCGAGATGAGGCGTACGAATGCGCATCGGCTTATAAGGATAAGCTAAAGAAAGTACATGATGCGAAGTTACGCAAGAAAACGTTCGAAGTGGGTCAGAAGGTTTGGTTGTACAACTCACGGTTGAAAATGTTTGCGGGCAAgcttaaaagtaaatggatgggtcCGTATGTTATTCGACGAGTTGGGCAATTTGGTGATGTGGACATCCAAGATGAGCAAAcgttgaaacaacaaacggtgaacggtcaccgcttGAAGCCGTACTTGGAAGGAAATGACATCAataacttggagcttgacaaagcgggctacatccTACGCCCGGTTGAGGAGGAACAATCttaa